One region of Flavobacterium sp. GSB-24 genomic DNA includes:
- a CDS encoding acyl carrier protein, protein MSDIASRVKAIIVDKLGVDENEVVTEASFTNDLGADSLDTVELIMEFEKEFDIQIPDDQAENIATVGQAISYIEEAKK, encoded by the coding sequence ATGTCAGACATTGCATCAAGAGTAAAAGCGATTATCGTAGACAAATTAGGTGTTGACGAAAACGAAGTTGTAACAGAAGCAAGCTTCACTAATGATTTAGGAGCTGACTCATTAGACACTGTTGAGCTTATTATGGAATTCGAAAAAGAATTTGATATTCAAATTCCAGACGATCAAGCAGAAAACATTGCTACTGTTGGTCAAGCTATTTCTTATATCGAGGAAGCTAAAAAATAA